CCGGGTTATACTGGATATGTGGACATAGAGCCTACGCTAAGCTGCCTGATCAGTGGACAGGTAGCTGTGTAACTGGCACCATTAAGCCATCTTTCTTcttactgcccataaaaacaggtgaaCTTCTGGGCTTCCCTGACTATGCTTCCCGCGAAAAACGAAGCATAGCCATAGGTAATTGGAGAGATAATGAATGGCCACctgaaaaaattatacaattctATGGACCCGCCACTTGGGCAGAAGATGGCTCGTGGGGATATTGGACCCCCATCTACATGCTCAACCGGATCATTAAGCTGTTTTAGAAATCATTACTAATAAAACCGGTCAAGCCTTGACCGTTCTTGCCCGGCAAGAGACTctgatgagaaatgctatctatcaaaatagactAGCTCTTGACTACTTGCTAGTGGCTGAAGGAGGAATTTGTGGAAAATTCAACCTTACTAACTGTTGTCTACACGTAGatgatcaagggcaagtagttgagGATGTAGTTAAAGATAtaacaaaactggcacatgtaccCGTGCAAGTGCGGCGCGGATTTAATCCGGGAGCCATGTTTGGAAATTGGTTCCCAGCaataggaggatttaaaactctcaTAATAGGAGTAATAATAGTAATGGGAACCTGCTTCCTGCTCCCTTGTTTGCCACCTATACTTttccaaatgataaaaagcttcatcgctaccttagttcaccagaATGCTTCAGCACAAGCATATTATATGAATCACTATCAGTCTATTGCACAGGAAGATATAAGTagtgaaaataaaagtgagaactcccactggTAAAATGAGTGAAAGTCTCAAAGGGGGgaaatgagggaagagagagaccctgtcatattgttttatattgttttatacttagtacctgttttaagaagaAACAAGGAAGTGAAACCAAAGGCAGGCAGCCCGGTGCCAGGCACCAGACCCAAAACCAGAcctgaaaccaggcctgggcctgcctggcctaaatCTAGTAGTTACAAATCAACTCATGACTTAGCAACCAGTGTTATCCATagattccagacactgtatggaagaacattgtgaaactgcctgctctgttctgtttcactctgaccaccggTGCATGAAGCCCCTGTCACGTACCCCCTAGATTGCTCAAACAGTCACAaccctttcatgtgaaatctttagtgttgggagcccttaaaagggacagaaattgtgcattcggggagctcggattttaagACGGTAGCTTGCCGacgctcccagctgaataaaacccttccttctacaacttggtgtctgaggggttttgtctgcggctcgtcctgctacagtcAAGTCCACTTTGTGGCGTGATGGCCTAACAGAACCCACTGGGGTGGTCAGAGTTCCATCCACAACATTCTGGAATGTGGCCTTGGGAACCAGTCAGCTTCTCCCCCTCCTCACACTCCCTTGGCCTCTGTTGCTCCAGCTCTGGTGTCTCTGAGGGGGACCTGGGAGGACTCTCAGCTTTCAACAGATCAGGCAGGTAACTCACAGAGCTAGGGTTCCAGGTAAATATGATCCCCAGGCCATGCCTAGGCTCTGGTTTCTTAGGCAGGGTGGGAGGAGTAACTTGGTGGTGGCTGAGCCAGCCTGGTGAGTTTGGCTATCACTGATGGACTCTAGGCCAATGGTGGGCCAGAGACTGCCTGGAATTTGCTATCAGATAAGCCCTGAGCCCAGATCACAGGCCTAGGATGACCCAGGACCTGGGGACCTCTTTGTTCTGTCTTCTGGGGCCTGATTTGGGGTTCCTAGGTTTGCCCTGAGGATTTCAGGATACCCCCAAGTTAAGCAAACGTATGAGCCCTGGGGCCTGGGATGGGAAAGGGGAAGTGGTATGGCTCGTAGCCACTCTTGTCCTCTCTGACAACATCAAAATCTCCAAGTAGGGCACCCCCAGAAATATTTTTGCTGTTTGCAGGATGGGGGTGAGCGTTTGAGCACGCAGCGTGGTTTCTCTAATTTCTCCCAGCCCACAGAATCAATGAGACATAGCAGGCAAAGCCCGGGCTTTGCAATAAGATggactgggtttgaatcctggctctgccccttaccagctgtgtgaccttgtagCTTGGCAGTGGCTGTTTAACCACATTGAAACTCAAACTATTTAACATCTCGGAATCtaatctgtttcttcatctgtagagcCAGAGGGTGGTGGGGAATATAGTATCTGCCTGGCAGAGCTGTTGTGAAGAATACATTTGACAACctgtaggtgttcagtaaatgacAGCTATCATTACCCTGTGGGAGAGAACCAAGAGGAGAGAGGTTAAAGTTGCACAAACTCctttcccccaacacacacacatacacacacatgcacacacacgcacacatgcacacactcctATCCTGCAGCTGCAGCCAAAGGGATCATGTTAAAATGTGTATCCTCTGTGCAAAATTCCCCCATGACCTCTCACCCAGAGTCGAAGCCAAAGTCCTTGTGAACGACACGGGCCCTCCTCGGCCTGCCCTGttcttactttctctctctgatcTCCTCGACCACCATGTTTCCCCTTGCTTCCTGGGCTGGGCCCCTTGCTGCTCCCAAAGGCCCAGGCATATTCTTGCCCCAAGGGCTTGGCACTGCCATCTCCACTGCCAGGAGTGTACCCTGCCATCTTTGCTCAATGCCATGATCTCAATGAGGCCTCCTCTGGCCactcaggtgttttttttttttttcctctgttgcccaggctggagtgcagtggtgcaatctcagctcactgcaacctccacctcccgggttcaagcaattctcctgcctcagtctcctaagtagctgggattacaggcatctaccaccaccctggctaatttttgtatttttagtagagacagggtttcgccatgttggtcaggatggccttaaactcctgacctcaggtgatctgcccaccttggcctcccaaagtgctaggattacaggcgtgagccatcgcactcaGTTTTAAATGatagcccctccccaccccccacacatTTCTTagtcctcctctctcttttttttaaatttaaagtttaatttaaattttttattaatagagatggactttcaccatgttggccaggttagtcttgaactccttgcttcaagttatctgcctaccttggcctcccaaagtactgaaattacaggcatgagccactgcgcccagccagtccTCCTCCTTTCTTATCCCTGCTTTATTTCTTCCATAGCCTGATCATGACCTGACACGTGTTTTGTTGATGATCTCCACTTGCATGAATATAAATTCCACAAAGGCAGGGGGTTTGTCTATTATGTTCACATTCATAGTAATTCCCCCTGCCTAGGCATAGAGGTAGGTGCTTaaggtttgttgaatgaatacctGAAAGACGGCAGGAACTGAAGTTCTGGCTGGTGCAGGTAAGGGGAGTGGGCCATGAGGTGAGCACATCATCGCTTTCCTTTTTTGCCAAATGAAGGGGTTGGCCTAGACACCCAAGAGACCGTGAACCCCTGGGAATGGCACACATCATTGGGTGAGTCTCTGCCTCCACGCATTTTTCTGGAACAAGGGGCCCTACCTTCTTGCAGACATTGAACAGAGCCTGTGACCTCCCAGAGGAGCTAAGCACCCTCCCAGCTCTGACATCTCGTAGTTGGCTCTAATAGATTTGAATCCTTGTTTTTTAAGAACCTAGGATGCTAAGATCCCATCATGTTATTCAGCAGCCAGGGACGTCCTGGCCCCAAGGCAGGGAGGGGAATCCAGAGGAGACTGTGGCAGGGTCAGTGTGGAGGGGGCGGTAGTGCCTATGGAGACATTGGAGGGGAGACAAAGGAGACTTGTATATTACATgtgctgttttcttccttttgttcaaaagaaaataggtttaaagCAAGTTTGACGAAATGTGAACAATTGTCAATGCTGGGTACTGGGCACGGGGGTGTTTCTCACAGCACCACACTTTTcctgtattttaagaaattctttaaaaatacagagttgGGGGTGGGCACTAATAGTTATAGCTCATGATTAGTAACAGAGAGGCAGTTTCTGGGGGCCTGGGGGACCTGCACTTTGGGTGTTTTTGCAGCGTGCGTGTGGGCAGAGGGGCTGGCCAGGGTTCGGGACCCATGCCTGGAGCTGACAgagccctctctcctcccctgctTCCCACTCCCAGGTCTCAGTTTCCTGCCTTCCTGGGAAGTGGGGAAAGGCTGAGAGGCCCCATGCTGGGGGCGAAGCTAATTCATTAGTTACGCCTCAACAAGGACCAGGTGCCTGCAGTGCCAGCGTGATTCATCATGATGATTGCCCCACTGCCAGCCTGCGTGGGCCTGGAACGCCAGCACATTTTACCTTTACCCACTgagaagggcctggtgggaggtgaaggtACAGGATCTGCCGAGAGCAAGAAAAAGACTCTGAGAAAGAAGACGGCTGGTCCTCCCTGCTCTCAGCCCCAGGAAGCTCTGCCAAGCTGGTGCCGGGGTGGAGAGGCTCATGTGGGCTCATGTGGTGCTGCTCGTGCGGATGGAGCCCAAGAGGGCAGCCTGGCGCTGGGTGCCAGCCTGAGCATGTGGCGAGGCTGGGCTGCTGAGCCTCCTCCTCCACAGCCAATGTTCCCTCGGTGAAACTGcttgggggcggggtgggggggtaGGGACTCATCCTCATCCCATTAGCCTCATTGGGTATTACCTACCTTTCTGGTCTCTGAGAGCCTTACCTCTTCCAAGAAGTCCTCCGGAATGAGTAGAAGGGAGAGAGCTGGATTGGAACTTAAGTGACATCTGGGAGGAGCCTGAAGCCCCTCCGGTTGGGGCTGAGACTTCTATACCCCAAGTCTTGTGCCTGGGTTCCACCTGGGTCCTCTACCTTGGCCTGGATCCCTGCTTTCCTGTTGCCACTCTCCCAGGATGGGGGTGCATGGCTGGTTCCTGGTTCAGAGCAACATCTGCCTCTGTGTCCCCCAACACCTGTCCGCCCCCGACACCTCTTGCCATATTAGAATTGCTATTGCTCTGCCCTTTCATTCGTTTATCCAACAAATACATATTATCTGAAAAAAAGTATGTGCTGAATAATTTCATTTGTGTGAAATTCAAGAACAGGGAAAACTGATCCATGAGGATAGAGGTCAGGATTGTAGTTGCCTCTGCGAGGTGGGGATTGACGGCAAGAGGCTTGAGAGAACtcttggggtgatggaaatgggACAGGGGTGTGTATGTTTGGTGCATGGATGTTCAAAATGCATCCAAGAGTACACTTACGACTATGCATTTCACTGTATGCAATGTTTGCCTCCactttttttaacattaaaattttttcagccaggtgcagtggctcatgcctgtaatatcagcactttgggaggccgaggcaggtgaatcacctgagatcaggagttcgagaccagcctgaccaacatgatgaaaccctgtctctgctaaaatacaaaaattagccaggcatggtggtgggcacctgtaatctcagctacttgggaggctgaggcaagagaatcgcttgaacccaggaggtgaggcggaggctgcagtgaaccgagatcgcgccattgcactccaaccgaggcaacaagagcaaaactccatctcaaaattaaataaataaataaataaaaatttgcacTGAATGTCTACTGTATGCTCTAGAGCCTGTGCCAGTAGGGAAGGAGATTTCCAAACCTCCCTGGCTGGGCAGTTTACATTCCAGTGGGGATGGTTCCCATCCTCACGTTGCATTGGTAACTGCTCTCTGCCCTTGGGCTGTCTTCCATTCCCCTTCCCCTGCAGTGGGGATGGCAATGGGGGTGGGCCAAAGGGCAGCGTGCTGTCCTGAGGTCAGTCCATTCAGCCAGTTACATGGGTCACACCAGCCGGGTTCAAgagaaggcaggaggcaggaggcttggAGCCCGAAAATTCGGCTCCCGGGCTGCAATCTCTATGCATTGTGTGACCGTAAGCAGGGTGCCTAATCGCCGTGAGGCCACTTCTCTCATCTTTCATATAGGATGATAATGCTCTCTTTGTAGCTTTGCCCGGAGAATCAGAGGCTCTGTTGTGAGAAAACTCATTGCTGCAGGTGGAGTGACCCTCGTTTCCATCTGTCGGTATGGTTTATGGTTAGGAACACAGGCTCTCGAGTCATACTACCTGGCTTTGAATCCAGCTGCTCATcaactgggtgaccttgggcactTCACCCAGGTCAGACTGACCCAGCTCAAGTCATGTCTCTTTGATCCTCAGTTTATCCATCTTTTAAATCGAGGTGATGAAGGTGTCTACCTCAGACTGTGTCAAGGACCCAAAGCAATGCTTTCAGCATAGTGCTGGGCACACGTGTGCTCGAAGCCAGTGGCAGCCAGTGCTTTTCTGCCAGGAGCTCCGGCAGGTGGGCTCCggatgggaggtggggggagaAGGCAGTGGGGAACGGCTGCTGGTGGTAGCAGGCAAAGGAAGAGTCATGGAATGCGAGTGGCCATGATTGGTGGCTCAAAGGCGTTCACACGTCCCAGTCCTCTGTCCATTGCAGCCACACACAGACTTTGAACGTCGGTGGAGGGATCCTGGCAGGAGAGAGGGGTGTGAGTTTAGCAATGAGGAAGCTGTAGGGCAATTAGGCAGGGCGGAGCCAAGCCCTGGATCCCGGTAAAGCCAGCAGATGTGAAAAGGGCCAGACAGTAACACAGTTTCGAGTTACTACACTGAAGTGATCACAGCAGGTAGGCCGGCCGCACGCCGCTGGACGTGAATGACCGGCAGTGACCGCgcccctcagcccctccctgTGAGCTTCTAGTACGGCGTCTTTGATCCACTGCCGGCGTTTCCTTGGCCTTCCTCTTGGACCCACGGCTCTGGGGCGCACACAATCGCACACCAAACGGCGTCGGGCGTCGGGTCTCAGTGCCAGGCTTGGCCGGAGGGGAATCTCTCGGCTTGCGCTTGCTCTGCGGTGGGCTGGATGGGCAGGTAGGGGGCGGGCTCCGGCGCTGGGACCCCGCTCCGGTGGCGCCttggccccgccccgccccgccctcccTCCGCCTCATTGGCAGCCGCACGAGCGTCGGGGTTGCCAGGGAGACGGGTCGCTAAGCTGCGAGTCAGTGCGAACCCTAGCCAGTCGGCCTCCGGCGGAGGCAACGGGGGAGGCCAGAGGGCGGGCGGTGGAGCGCAGCGCGCGGCGGCGGTGCCCCAAGTGGGTGCCTCCTCCCGGCCCCGCACGGCCCCCCTCCCGGCGCGGGGGCAGGCCGGGGCGGGGGGCCCGGAGGCCCGCGCGGCTCCGACACCGTCGGGGCGGCCGGGGGGCAGCCGGGGCGGGGCGATGCCGGGCGGTGGCGGTGGTGGCGGCCCCGGCCGGGGCCCGTGACCATGGGCATCGCCGAGTCCACGCCGGATGAGCTGCCGTCGGACGCGGAGGAGCAGCTGCGCAGCGGCGAGCAGCAGCTGGAGCTGAGCGGGCGGCGGTTGCGGCGGCTGCCCAGCGCCGTGTGCGCTCTGAGCCGCCTGCAGAAGCTGTATGTTAGCGGCACGGGGCTGCGCGAGCTGCCCGAGGAGATCGAGGAGCTGCGCGAGCTGCGCATCCTGGCGCTGGACTTCAACAAGCTCGAGCGCCTGCCTGACGGCCTCTGCCGCCTACCGCGCCTCACGCGCCTCTACTTGGGCGGCAACCGGCTGCTGGCGCTGCCCGCCGACTTCGCGCAGTTGCAGAGCCTGCGCTGCCTCTGGATCGAGGGCAACTTCTTGCGGCGCTTCCCGCGGCCGCTGCTGCGCCTGGTGGCGCTGCAGTCGCTCCAGATGGGCGACAACCGGCTGCGCGCGCTGCCGGCGGAGCTGCCGCGCATGACGGGCTTGCGCGGCCTCTGGCTCTACGGCAACCGCTTCGAGGAGTTCCCGCCCGCGCTGCTGCGCATGGGCCGCCTGCACATCCTCGACCTCGACCGCAACCGCCTGGGCGGCTTCCCCGACCTGCACCCGCTGCGCGCGCTGCGCGTCTTCTCCTACGACCACAACCCCGTCACCGGGCCTCCGCGCGTCGCGGACACCGTGTTCCTCGTAGGCGAAGGCGCCGTCGAGCGCATGGCGGAGCGCGACGAGCCCACACACCGGCCTCCGCCCCGGCGCCCAGCGCGGGCCtttgaggatgaggaggaggaagacctGCTCATAGGCGGCGCTGGTTCCCGGGCTCTGGGCGCCCCCAGGGGCAGCCTCCGCGCCCTGGAAGCCGCTCCAGGACTGGGCACCTGAGCCTATGTTCTGGCTGACGGGCTTCAGCCCCTCTGAGAGGAGGGGCTCTGGGAAGCTTTGGCTGCTTAGGCCTGCGGGACCGGCGGGCCCCTACTTGGGGCAATGGAGCGGCCACTTTTGGCGAGTTGCCGAGCATAGGCAGGGCAGGGGCGCATCTTCAGACACTCCTAGGTAGTGAGAGGACTGACTATCCCCTGGCTGATCTGTGGGCAATTGTCAGACCAAGAAGTCTGGGCTGGGTCCAGTCCCCGATGGAGCCACTGATAACAGAGGCGCCAGCTTCCACCTGGAACCAGGGTCACTGAGGGTTACAGAATCTTCACGTCTCGCTGAGTCTGGATGCAGGGCGCCCACCACCCTCCCTCCTTCTGGGGTTTGGGTCTCCTAGGCCCACCCTTTCTAGGGCAGGAACCGCTACCTCTGGGGTGGACTGCGTGCCTGTGTGGGGTCGGACTGCCCTTGGGAGGAGGGCCTGGCCCAGGAGCAGGGGCTTGGAGTGGGGCTGGTGCCCGGGATAGAAGTGGGAAACAGATGGGGGCCCCAGCACCGAAGCTGCCCTCACCCCTCCACCAGAGCTGAGTACATACCTCCCTCCCCGGCCCCCTGAGATTCGTATGGGGCACAGAAGGCAGGGGGTCACCCCCACCCTATTCTGTTCtcttctcccagcctcccagcgTGTGCCTGGAATCTTGCTGGGAAGAGGGAGCTCcccctccactccccaccccataGCCTGAGCCTTCCAACTGTCAAGTTTGAAAAGAAGCCACCGTGCCTCCAGGGCCTCCTGCACCGCAGAGAGGGGCTCTCTGCTCTGGGAGGCTGCTCAGCGCCTCTCCCACAGCCTGCACTCTCCTTTCCCTTAAATGGGCACAGCCAGGGTGGCTGGCACGGGACTGGCACGCTGTACCTCCACTCCGTCACCAGGGACAGCCCCGAGGGGGTGAGGAAAGGGGCCTTGCTCTGCAATTCCCAGAGCCAGATCTTCCTCATCCAAGCAATAACGGAACGAGGGAGCCAGGGCCAAGGACACTCAGGGACACTGTTGGGGCCGGAGCCCCACATGGTAATGTTTTCTttagggagaagaaaaaacaactggctgtaaacataaattatatttcttggaGAAAGAATGTGCATTTCCCATGTGCCTGTTTATTTATAATCCCTGGGAGCACCGGAACCCACTGCTGTGGGGACCCTGGACTCCCTCTggcactgcccccaccccacgtACCTCCTGTTCCATGTCAGACTGACCCTGCCAGCTGTTGTGTGCTGTCTGGGGAACAAGTACTGTCGTCAGCAGTGGCGTTTGCCCCTCGAGGCTGCTGTCCTGTCTTGCGGAATCTCACTGCTTAATTCTGCAGaagattttgtatgtttttgaatCACCCTCAAGCTGGGCTGATCGTTCTCTATTCTTTCACTGGCGCTGCCCCTCCACCCCCTCCATGACTCCATCTCTCTCgctctgttttcctctttctgtctctctccttcttaGTCTCTTTTTGCTCTGTTTTGGCATTTCTTTCTCCCCTTGTTCAGGAAAAGAATAACGatttaaagaaaggaagaaagttgtAAAACCCCAAGCCTGGAGGCCCATCTCATGGGAGAAGATCCTGCCAGGCCTTCATCACCATGGCAACAGGGGCATACCAGGCCAAAAGGTCAGGCCCTGCCCAGAAGCTCTGTGGGCACACGGGGCTGGGCCCTGGCTaaggaggaggctgggcatggaTCTGGGGCAGTCAGCTTGCAAATGAGAGTGAAGGCCTTGAATGGACAGAAAGAGGAAGTGGGTGAGGAAGATCGGAGGCTGCCTCCTTCCCGAGGAGGAAGCAGGTCTGGGGCCTGGCTGCTGCAGACCTTGTCCCTCCCATAGCTCCCCCTATTGGGGTTCCGTCAGGGCCAGTGGGCCTTCCAGGGTCTGGAAACTTGGAGAAAGTAATTTGATGATCACTCAGGTGGGGTAAGAGCTGCAGCTGACTGGGCACTGTCCTCTTGACCTGCCACTTGTATCGCAGCATAGGGAAAATACCCCTGGGCCTGGAATCAGAAGACGGGTTCCAGGCCTAGTTCTGCTGTTGACCaagtgatcttgagcaagtcacgAACCCCTGGGCcttagcttcttcatctgtacatGAGGAGTTgggcttatttatttacttttattttatttttttccaagatggagtctctctctgttgcccaggctggagtgcagcagcacgatcttggctcactgcaacctctgtctcccatgttcaagcggttctcctgcctcagtctcctgagtagctgggattacaggtgcacaccaccacgcccggctgatttttgtatttttaatagagacggggtttcaccatgttggccaggctagtctcgaactcctgacctcaggtgatctgcctgcctcggcctcccaaagtgctggaattacaggcgtgaaccactgcacctggcccaaggaATTGGGTTTATTTAGATCTGATGCTGCAGCTCAATACTTGATGCAAGGGGTTTGTCTACCTTCCTTTATGCAAACCTTAGACACAGGAGCAGGAGGGTGCAGAGGCAGCCATGGTCACTTGCAGTAACTATGTGCAAGATTTACTACTTGCAGTAAATTAGTGAGCTCAGGTCTCCTCCCTCTGTCTGGTCTGTTTCCCTGTACTTCATCCCCTGCTGCTCTCACCTGAGGACTCTAGGTTGGGGCAAAGTCCTGGCAACGAGTCCCCCTGGGACATCCTGAGGCACTCAGGGCCCTACCCTTTTGCTTTGTCAAACGTGGCACCCGCAGCCATGACTACTCGCCAGCTGAGCAGGAGCTCCCCCGAGGAATGGGAATGGGCTCTGTCCCGGGCTCTGCTACTCACTTGCTCTACACCCTCAGAAGCCAGTCCCTTCTGGAAAGTTTGAATGTGGTTAAATTGGGTACTGATGCCATAGAGCATGACTGAGGGTTTCTGTCTCCATGTGAGTAGGGGGGGAGCTACTGCCAGGGACAGCTGGGTGTCACAGCTCcccttggtgacagagagagcACTGTATTAGGAGTCCTAGCATTCCCCCACCCACAACTTCCTGTGATTCCCACTTGGCCTCCGGGGAGCAGGGGGCAGGGGAGACTGGAAGGGACGCTTTAACAATGGGATGGGATGGATGGGCTGCCTCTGCGGTTCCCCACATCGTTCCGGGGCAGTCAGAAGTGGGCAGGCCATGGGGGAATAGGGTAGGGAAATTCCGCAAGAGTCATGTTTGTACCAGGGATTCAGGGGCAGAGGCCAAGGGAGCTGGCGGTCAGAGCAAGAAGCTTCCTTCCTGCTGTGGAACCAAGTGGAGGGAAAGGCAGAGGAGGCGGCAGGGCAAGAAACAGGGTGGGGAGGGCGAGTGACTCACCCATAAGCCGTGTGAGGACTCCCAACCCAGTGCTCACAGAAGAGCTGCGTGGTCCCTGGCTGGCAGTCAGGTCTGTGAGTGGAATGGCTGAGGACTGCACCTGTTCTTGAggcccccgcccccaccagccTCCAGGCAAGCACCCCTGCTGGCCGGTGTGGCAGCGGAGACCCAAGGCTGAGCTTTTTCCAGCCTCGTGAATGCCattcctcacccccttcccacccaccCTCATGGGACTCAGGAAAGGGGGAGAACAGGTTCTTGGAACTGGGGGCCCTACCCAGAagtccctccctgcctccagtgcCACCACACAGGCTTACTCAGCCATCTGTCCCAAAGCTTCCTCAAGACACCTGGCGCTCTTGTTCTGAAGATGAACATTTATTAGCACACCCGGGCGTGCCACAGGGAACACGTATGCAGACAGGGATCCCTGCCCAGGGGGCTCACAATCTAAACAAgacacgacacacacacacaggacacaGACACGGGGAGCGGGGCGTCTTCACGGGAAACAGATGGTCAGGGAAGCCACGAGCGGGGGCATCGGCGTGCTCAAGCCTTGTCTTTCTGGTTGTCTTTgcgggggagggagaggagcgcAGGACGTAACCCAGGATGGCCTTCCAGAAAGTAGCAGTATCTGGGGGGGACtcacaggagaaagaaaacaccAGAGGGCGGTGGTCCCAGGTACAGGGAGAGGTGGGGGAGCATCTCAGATCAGGCGTGGATGAAGACAGACCCAGAGAAGTAAAAACAGAGGAAGGCAAAAAGTCCAGGGAAGGGCCCGAGCCAGCAGCAAGAGACTGCCACCTGTGCTGGGCCTGGGCTGTCTCTGACTTCAGGCTCCGTTTTCCGGGGCTGCTCTCACAGAGAAAGCCTGAACAGAAGGTCTGGCCAAGGGCGCCCCTGAGGCTACTTACCTGACCCCAGGGCTTCCTCCAATCTCTGGAACAGAGATCAGAAGGGATATCTAAACCAGGTTGCGGGAAACGAGAGACAGACAGCTTTGGGTGGGGTACTTAGTGCAGTTCCAGGAGGCAGCTGCTGGCCCCAGGTGCTGGGAGCAGGGGGCGGATGGGATGGCCCGCTTCACTCCTGGCAGGGCCAGGGGCCAGCAGGTGGACACATGACAACAGGGATGTGCTCGTTCCTTTTGTGCCTGTGTCTGAAACAGATGTAGCACCTTCCTTCTGAAGTACCCTGAGAGCTGCGGGGGCTCAGCTTC
The genomic region above belongs to Papio anubis isolate 15944 chromosome 12, Panubis1.0, whole genome shotgun sequence and contains:
- the LRRC10B gene encoding leucine-rich repeat-containing protein 10B, which encodes MGIAESTPDELPSDAEEQLRSGEQQLELSGRRLRRLPSAVCALSRLQKLYVSGTGLRELPEEIEELRELRILALDFNKLERLPDGLCRLPRLTRLYLGGNRLLALPADFAQLQSLRCLWIEGNFLRRFPRPLLRLVALQSLQMGDNRLRALPAELPRMTGLRGLWLYGNRFEEFPPALLRMGRLHILDLDRNRLGGFPDLHPLRALRVFSYDHNPVTGPPRVADTVFLVGEGAVERMAERDEPTHRPPPRRPARAFEDEEEEDLLIGGAGSRALGAPRGSLRALEAAPGLGT